One Qipengyuania aurantiaca genomic region harbors:
- a CDS encoding alpha/beta hydrolase family protein, whose protein sequence is MSILGRFFSFAISIALGIAGIGAAQAQTSSPPPLSAYGELPDVEDAAISPDGQNFALITTIGDERLILFVGPDMQLMRKMTLDDAKVRSIDWIGNDRILLVTSSTAEIWGFMNQDKMEAWTAHIVPATFDGELQTVFAGDKSLFNAVFGSFGTRRHGDQWKAYFGAWERNRRQVQGLLWSGRYLYEVDVATGKARRIANRANDDTWRDWVLSPNGAVAATIDVDRDSGSWTVSNGSAQTLAQGRDATGSAALVGLGYRGDTVIYQERADNGIIEWYEVPLGGGDAVPFLTGTGINRLFYEEGTGRLIGHRDTAGQLHFNDPAHQAAIDKVRTAFSRSYLEVMDWSADFGKILIRTSGNRDSGTWYIVDVATMQAAAIAFERGKIEKQHVGPISTFAYEAGDGMKLSGILTLPPGREAKDLPVVMLPHGGPHSHDVAAFNWWAQAYASRGYAVFQPNFRGSTNRDQPFMLAGYGEWGRKMQTDISDGLAALAAEGIVDPKRACIVGASYGGYAALAGVTVQKGLYRCAVAVAPVSDLHAIFEEGYEDVGRRKTDKTDLLRRFGPQSGWAAVSPRRLADRADAPILLIHGRDDTVVDYSHTSAMADKLKDSGKPYRVVELEGEDHWLSLSPTRMRMLQEAVAFVEQHNPAN, encoded by the coding sequence ATGTCTATCTTGGGTCGTTTCTTTTCGTTCGCCATATCCATTGCGCTTGGCATCGCCGGTATCGGGGCCGCGCAGGCCCAAACGTCCAGCCCGCCGCCGCTGTCGGCCTATGGCGAGTTGCCCGATGTCGAGGACGCAGCGATCTCGCCCGACGGGCAGAACTTTGCGCTCATCACCACTATCGGCGACGAGCGGCTGATCCTCTTCGTCGGCCCCGACATGCAGCTGATGCGTAAGATGACGCTGGACGATGCCAAGGTGCGCAGCATCGACTGGATCGGCAACGATCGCATCCTGCTCGTCACCAGCAGCACCGCCGAAATCTGGGGCTTCATGAATCAGGACAAGATGGAAGCCTGGACCGCCCATATCGTGCCCGCCACCTTCGACGGCGAATTGCAGACCGTGTTCGCGGGCGACAAGTCGCTGTTCAACGCGGTGTTCGGCTCTTTCGGCACCCGCCGCCACGGCGACCAGTGGAAGGCCTATTTCGGCGCGTGGGAGCGCAACCGCCGCCAGGTGCAGGGCCTGTTATGGTCGGGCCGCTACCTCTACGAAGTCGACGTCGCCACCGGGAAGGCGCGCCGCATCGCCAATCGCGCCAATGACGACACATGGCGCGACTGGGTGCTCTCCCCCAATGGCGCGGTCGCCGCGACCATCGACGTCGACCGTGATAGCGGGAGCTGGACGGTTTCGAACGGGAGCGCACAAACCCTGGCCCAGGGCCGGGACGCAACCGGATCTGCCGCACTGGTGGGTCTTGGCTACCGCGGCGACACGGTGATCTATCAGGAGCGCGCCGACAACGGCATCATCGAGTGGTACGAAGTCCCGCTTGGTGGCGGAGACGCCGTCCCCTTCCTTACCGGCACCGGTATCAATCGCCTGTTCTACGAAGAAGGCACTGGCCGGCTGATCGGCCATCGCGACACGGCGGGGCAGCTGCACTTCAACGATCCAGCGCACCAGGCTGCGATTGACAAGGTCCGCACCGCCTTCTCGCGCTCCTATCTCGAAGTCATGGACTGGAGCGCCGACTTCGGAAAGATCCTCATCCGCACCAGCGGCAATCGCGACAGCGGGACCTGGTACATCGTCGATGTCGCCACCATGCAGGCCGCCGCTATCGCTTTCGAGCGCGGCAAGATCGAGAAGCAGCACGTCGGCCCGATCTCCACCTTCGCCTACGAGGCGGGCGACGGGATGAAGCTCAGCGGCATCCTCACCCTGCCCCCGGGCCGCGAGGCGAAAGACCTGCCCGTCGTCATGCTGCCCCATGGGGGCCCGCACAGCCATGACGTTGCCGCTTTCAATTGGTGGGCGCAGGCCTACGCCTCGCGCGGGTACGCCGTGTTCCAGCCCAATTTCCGCGGCTCCACCAATCGCGACCAACCCTTCATGCTCGCCGGCTATGGCGAATGGGGGCGCAAGATGCAGACCGACATCTCGGACGGCCTCGCCGCGCTCGCCGCAGAAGGCATCGTCGATCCGAAGCGCGCCTGCATCGTCGGCGCCAGCTACGGCGGTTACGCTGCGCTGGCGGGGGTGACGGTGCAGAAAGGCCTCTATCGCTGCGCCGTGGCGGTCGCTCCGGTGAGCGATCTCCACGCGATCTTCGAGGAAGGCTATGAGGACGTCGGACGGCGCAAGACCGACAAGACCGACCTGCTGCGCCGCTTCGGCCCCCAGTCAGGCTGGGCCGCCGTCTCGCCCCGGCGGCTGGCCGACCGCGCCGACGCGCCGATCCTGCTGATCCACGGCCGCGACGACACGGTGGTCGATTATTCGCACACCAGCGCCATGGCCGACAAGCTGAAGGACAGCGGCAAGCCCTACCGCGTGGTGGAACTGGAAGGCGAGGACCACTGGCTCTCGCTCTCGCCCACACGGATGCGGATGCTGCAGGAAGCGGTCGCCTTCGTGGAACAGCACAATCCGGCGAATTGA
- the smpB gene encoding SsrA-binding protein SmpB, with the protein MARPKPATFDKQKTVADNRRVRFDYHVEETFEAGLALQGTEVKALRAGEASIKESYAEVRDGQVWLINANIPEYSHGNRLNHEPRRPRKLLLHSREIEKLFGAVERKGMTLVPLSIYFNSTGRAKVELALAKGKQAHDKRQTIKDRDWKRDKARLMREKG; encoded by the coding sequence ATGGCCAGACCCAAGCCCGCCACCTTCGACAAGCAGAAGACCGTCGCCGACAACCGGCGCGTGCGGTTCGATTACCATGTCGAGGAGACGTTCGAGGCGGGTCTCGCGTTGCAGGGCACCGAGGTGAAGGCCCTGCGCGCGGGCGAGGCGAGCATCAAGGAAAGCTACGCCGAAGTGCGCGACGGGCAGGTGTGGCTGATAAACGCCAATATTCCCGAATATTCGCACGGCAACCGCCTCAACCACGAGCCGCGCCGGCCGCGAAAGCTGCTGCTTCATTCGCGCGAGATCGAAAAGCTGTTTGGCGCGGTCGAGCGCAAGGGCATGACGCTGGTCCCGCTGTCGATCTATTTCAACTCGACGGGCCGCGCGAAGGTCGAGCTGGCGCTGGCCAAGGGCAAGCAGGCGCACGACAAGCGCCAGACGATCAAGGATCGCGACTGGAAGCGCGACAAGGCCCGGTTGATGCGGGAAAAGGGCTGA
- a CDS encoding DUF2062 domain-containing protein gives MSGFKSKTFLADFLRKHMPTREEMAKNRFLKPIAHRFLTPELWRFTRRSVPRGVALGLFAAFIVPIGQIFLAAFLALPARANVPLSALVTFVTNPFTLPFWLIIANKTGRLVLNIDAAMGAGAGQLADDGGALARWLEVGGVTAFGFLVLAIVSAAVGYLLSSFIWRIVIARRRTKRLARMEARLDERLRERGE, from the coding sequence GTGAGCGGGTTCAAGTCCAAGACTTTCCTTGCGGATTTCCTCCGCAAGCACATGCCCACGCGCGAAGAAATGGCGAAGAACCGTTTCCTCAAGCCGATCGCCCACCGTTTCCTGACACCCGAACTCTGGCGCTTCACCCGGCGCAGCGTACCGCGCGGCGTGGCGCTCGGACTGTTTGCGGCCTTCATCGTGCCGATCGGCCAGATCTTCCTCGCCGCCTTCCTTGCTCTGCCGGCTAGAGCGAACGTGCCGCTGTCCGCGCTTGTGACTTTCGTCACCAATCCCTTCACGCTGCCCTTCTGGCTGATAATCGCCAACAAGACAGGGCGGTTGGTGCTCAACATTGACGCGGCCATGGGAGCAGGCGCCGGGCAATTGGCCGATGATGGCGGCGCGCTCGCCCGCTGGCTCGAGGTCGGAGGGGTGACCGCTTTCGGCTTCCTCGTCCTCGCCATCGTCAGTGCGGCGGTGGGATACCTCCTGTCCAGCTTCATCTGGCGCATCGTCATTGCACGCCGCCGCACGAAGCGCCTCGCCAGGATGGAAGCGCGGCTCGACGAACGGCTGCGGGAGCGGGGCGAGTGA
- a CDS encoding hybrid sensor histidine kinase/response regulator, which produces MSLLTETENEGLPPVPLLLGILLAFAVSVGLVWLAADSSITALAYGGALIAIVLALLLAPRFRPAQAADGFQQPDWTVTAAAIQNRRRAVAVLDRANRLTCANDTYEKWFGGDLAPHELPFDEEAKRKLAEAARSAWREGEGSSGELALEGSDRRFELAIERVGRGEDYLVWRFSEVVRTRSYDGMNERISGPLGQIMSRSGIELAIVAPDGIVQSATPGLAERALGERGAKLAGQEFVQLLRSDDRDRIFFAREGQQGSPQTLVHVPLDPPGGKDAQGGEAAPALMLLVDSTVGIGGGWQGSGKAAIPQLEALLSALPLGLALTDRDGRFLFANKAFLRAVEREGSGLPQFPSDLVVREDKAAMADTVRRFAKGATASGDMAVRLANDKEEPVSIGLAGVRGLGDAAVLLSISDSTEEKRLRRQVAQATKMQAVGQLAGGVAHDFNNVLTAIIGYCDLMLLRHTPGDSDYDDIQQIKANSNRAASLTRQLLAFSRQQTLRPVVLQMPDVVSEVSQLLKRLMGDKIEFSVRHDRELGPVRADPQQLEQVIINLAVNARDAMQSHAARLGKQDWKGRLTLATRRVSARDVRKMGIDIMPADDYTVLIVQDTGGGIPGEHLNKIFEPFFTTKEQGKGTGLGLSTVYGIVKQSNGFIFADNVTDSSGEAAGARFTMYLPVHKGEMPANQRGEDREDTKASEWAGGGTLLLVEDEDMVRAVAERALTRAGYSVTTARDGEEGLAQIANGEIEFDLIVSDVVMPAMDGPAMARAIRKVKPDVPILFMSGYAEEQLRNDIDIDNMYFIPKPFSVQQINAKVSEVLQAQAKVDA; this is translated from the coding sequence GTGAGCCTGCTTACCGAAACCGAGAACGAGGGCTTGCCGCCGGTCCCGCTGTTGCTGGGCATATTGCTCGCCTTCGCGGTGTCGGTCGGCCTCGTCTGGCTGGCCGCCGACAGTTCAATCACCGCGCTCGCCTATGGCGGGGCGCTTATCGCCATCGTTCTTGCGCTCTTGCTCGCCCCGCGCTTCCGCCCGGCGCAGGCTGCCGACGGATTCCAGCAGCCCGACTGGACGGTGACCGCCGCCGCGATCCAGAACCGCCGCCGCGCCGTGGCGGTGCTCGACCGCGCCAATCGCCTGACCTGCGCCAACGACACTTACGAGAAGTGGTTCGGCGGCGACCTCGCCCCGCACGAATTGCCTTTCGACGAAGAGGCCAAACGCAAGCTCGCCGAGGCCGCCCGCTCGGCCTGGCGTGAGGGCGAGGGTTCCAGCGGCGAGCTCGCGCTCGAGGGTTCGGACCGCCGCTTCGAACTCGCGATCGAACGGGTCGGTCGCGGCGAGGACTACCTCGTCTGGCGTTTCAGCGAAGTCGTGCGCACGCGCAGCTATGACGGGATGAACGAGAGGATTTCGGGTCCGCTCGGCCAGATCATGTCGCGCTCCGGCATCGAACTCGCCATCGTCGCGCCCGACGGCATCGTGCAGTCGGCAACCCCGGGCCTTGCCGAGCGCGCGCTGGGCGAACGCGGCGCGAAGCTTGCTGGGCAGGAATTCGTCCAGCTTTTGCGGTCCGATGATCGCGATCGCATCTTCTTCGCGCGCGAGGGGCAGCAGGGCTCGCCGCAGACGCTGGTGCATGTTCCGCTCGATCCGCCCGGCGGCAAGGACGCGCAGGGAGGCGAAGCGGCGCCTGCGCTCATGCTGCTGGTCGACAGCACCGTCGGCATCGGTGGGGGATGGCAAGGCAGCGGCAAGGCGGCGATTCCGCAGCTCGAAGCGCTCCTGTCCGCGCTCCCGCTTGGCCTTGCCCTGACCGACCGCGACGGGAGGTTCCTTTTCGCCAACAAGGCTTTCCTGCGCGCGGTGGAACGCGAAGGATCGGGCTTGCCGCAATTCCCCTCCGACCTCGTGGTGCGCGAGGACAAGGCGGCCATGGCCGATACCGTCCGCCGCTTCGCCAAGGGTGCGACGGCAAGCGGCGACATGGCGGTGCGCCTCGCCAACGACAAGGAAGAGCCGGTCTCCATCGGCCTAGCCGGCGTGCGCGGGCTGGGCGATGCCGCTGTGCTCCTGTCGATCAGCGATTCCACCGAGGAAAAGCGCCTGCGCCGCCAGGTTGCACAGGCCACCAAGATGCAGGCCGTCGGCCAGCTTGCCGGCGGTGTCGCGCACGACTTCAACAACGTGCTGACCGCCATCATCGGCTATTGCGACCTCATGCTGCTGCGCCACACGCCGGGCGACAGCGACTATGACGACATCCAGCAGATCAAGGCGAACTCGAACCGCGCCGCCTCGCTGACCCGCCAGCTGCTCGCCTTCTCGCGCCAGCAGACGCTGCGCCCCGTCGTGCTGCAAATGCCCGACGTAGTGAGCGAGGTGAGCCAGCTGCTGAAGCGCCTGATGGGCGACAAGATCGAGTTCTCCGTCCGCCACGACCGCGAATTGGGCCCGGTCCGCGCCGACCCGCAGCAGCTCGAACAGGTCATCATCAACCTGGCCGTGAACGCGCGTGACGCGATGCAGAGCCATGCCGCGCGCCTCGGCAAGCAGGACTGGAAGGGGCGTCTGACGCTCGCCACCCGCCGCGTGTCGGCGCGCGACGTGCGCAAGATGGGCATCGATATCATGCCCGCCGACGACTATACCGTCCTCATCGTGCAGGACACGGGCGGCGGCATCCCGGGCGAGCATCTCAACAAGATCTTCGAACCCTTCTTCACCACCAAGGAGCAGGGGAAGGGCACTGGCCTCGGCCTTTCCACGGTCTACGGCATCGTGAAACAGTCGAACGGCTTCATCTTCGCCGACAACGTCACCGATTCCAGCGGCGAGGCGGCCGGCGCGCGCTTCACCATGTACCTGCCGGTCCACAAGGGCGAGATGCCGGCCAACCAGCGTGGTGAGGATCGCGAGGATACCAAGGCCAGCGAATGGGCCGGCGGCGGCACGCTGCTGCTGGTAGAAGACGAGGACATGGTCCGCGCCGTGGCCGAACGCGCGCTCACCCGCGCCGGCTATTCGGTCACGACCGCGCGCGATGGGGAGGAGGGCCTCGCCCAGATCGCCAATGGCGAGATCGAGTTCGATCTGATCGTGTCGGACGTCGTCATGCCGGCGATGGACGGCCCGGCGATGGCGCGCGCGATCCGCAAGGTGAAGCCCGATGTGCCGATCCTGTTCATGTCCGGCTATGCCGAGGAGCAGCTGCGCAACGACATCGATATCGACAATATGTACTTCATTCCCAAGCCCTTCAGCGTTCAGCAGATCAACGCGAAGGTCTCGGAAGTTTTGCAGGCGCAGGCCAAGGTCGACGCCTGA
- the recA gene encoding recombinase RecA, which yields MAASLKLVGDKKVDADRQKALDAALAQIDRAFGKGSAMKLGQKEAMNVEAISTGSLGLDIALGIGGLPKGRVIEVYGPESSGKTTLALHAIAEAQKAGGTAAFVDAEHALDPVYAKKLGVDVDELIVSQPDTGEQALEITDTLVRSNAIDILVVDSVAALVPRAEIEGEMGDSHVGLQARLMSQSLRKLTGSINRSKCMVIFINQLRMKIGVMYGNPETTTGGNALKFYASVRLDIRRTGQIKDRDEVIGNSTRVKVVKNKVAPPFKQVEFDIMYGEGISKIGEILDLGVKAGLVEKSGSWFSYDSVRIGQGRENAKTFLKENPEMCAKLEAAIRGKTDEVAEEMMTGPDAED from the coding sequence ATGGCGGCCAGTCTGAAGCTTGTAGGGGATAAGAAAGTGGACGCAGACCGCCAGAAGGCATTGGACGCCGCGCTTGCGCAGATCGATCGCGCATTCGGCAAAGGCTCGGCGATGAAGCTGGGCCAGAAGGAAGCGATGAATGTGGAGGCGATCTCCACCGGCTCGCTCGGCCTCGATATTGCATTGGGCATCGGCGGCCTGCCCAAGGGCCGCGTGATCGAAGTCTACGGTCCGGAAAGCTCGGGCAAGACCACGCTGGCGCTGCACGCCATCGCCGAAGCGCAGAAGGCGGGCGGTACCGCGGCTTTCGTCGATGCGGAACACGCTCTCGATCCGGTCTATGCCAAGAAGCTGGGCGTCGATGTGGACGAGCTGATCGTCTCGCAGCCCGACACCGGCGAACAGGCGCTCGAAATCACCGATACGCTGGTGCGTTCGAACGCCATCGACATCCTCGTGGTCGACTCGGTTGCCGCGCTGGTTCCCCGCGCCGAGATCGAAGGCGAGATGGGCGACAGCCACGTCGGCCTCCAGGCGCGTCTCATGTCGCAATCGCTGCGCAAGCTCACCGGTTCGATCAACCGCTCCAAGTGCATGGTGATCTTCATCAATCAGCTGCGCATGAAGATCGGCGTGATGTACGGTAACCCCGAAACCACCACGGGCGGCAACGCGCTCAAGTTCTACGCCTCGGTTCGTCTCGACATCCGCCGCACCGGCCAGATCAAGGACCGTGACGAGGTGATCGGCAACTCGACCCGCGTGAAGGTCGTCAAGAACAAGGTCGCCCCGCCGTTCAAGCAGGTCGAATTCGACATCATGTATGGCGAAGGCATCTCCAAGATCGGCGAGATCCTCGATCTGGGCGTGAAGGCGGGCCTGGTCGAGAAGTCGGGCAGCTGGTTCAGCTATGACAGCGTCCGCATCGGCCAGGGCCGCGAGAACGCCAAGACCTTCCTCAAGGAAAACCCCGAAATGTGCGCCAAGTTGGAAGCTGCGATCCGCGGCAAAACCGACGAGGTCGCCGAAGAGATGATGACTGGTCCGGACGCGGAAGACTGA
- a CDS encoding glutathione S-transferase family protein codes for MTITVHHLNNSRSQRILWLLEELGADYEIVAYQRDATTNLAPPELKQAHPLGKSPVIEDDGRRVAESGAIIEYLCERHGGESWLPDRSSNAWIDHLEWMQFGESSFFVPVMLKLVAGRLGEAAAPAMPRIDEQLAAHIEYAENNISDDLHFVGSDWSAADVMMSFPAEIAVMQGYGEKAPKLARFVEAIHARPAWQRARERGGAYFGW; via the coding sequence ATGACTATCACCGTCCACCACCTCAACAACAGCCGCTCGCAGCGGATACTGTGGCTGCTCGAGGAACTCGGGGCCGATTACGAGATCGTGGCCTACCAGCGCGATGCGACGACCAATCTCGCGCCGCCCGAACTCAAGCAGGCGCATCCGCTGGGCAAGTCGCCGGTCATCGAGGACGATGGCCGACGGGTCGCCGAAAGCGGTGCGATTATCGAGTATCTGTGTGAACGGCACGGCGGCGAGAGCTGGCTTCCCGATCGATCGTCCAACGCCTGGATCGACCACCTCGAATGGATGCAGTTCGGCGAAAGCTCGTTTTTCGTGCCCGTCATGCTAAAGCTGGTCGCCGGCCGCCTGGGCGAGGCTGCAGCTCCGGCCATGCCGCGGATCGACGAGCAGCTTGCCGCGCATATCGAGTACGCCGAGAACAACATCTCCGACGACCTCCATTTTGTCGGCTCCGACTGGTCCGCCGCCGACGTCATGATGAGCTTCCCTGCCGAAATCGCGGTGATGCAGGGGTATGGCGAAAAGGCGCCCAAGCTGGCCCGTTTCGTCGAGGCGATACATGCACGCCCCGCCTGGCAACGCGCCCGCGAACGCGGCGGCGCCTATTTCGGATGGTGA
- the alaS gene encoding alanine--tRNA ligase: protein MTSTNEIRRSFLDYFGSNDHAEVPSAPLVPFSDPTLMFVNAGMVPFKNAFTGLETPPAPRATSAQKCVRAGGKHNDLDNVGYTARHHTFFEMLGNFSFGDYFKEQAIDHAWTLLTKEWGLDKDRLLVTVYHTDDEAFDLWKKRTGFADERIIRIPTKDNFWAMGSDGPCGPCSEIFYDHGDHIWGGPPGSPEEDGDRFVEIWNLVFMQFTQENDEIVGDLPKPSIDTGMGIERVAAVMQGVHDNYDTDTFKALIGASEALTGVNAEGDQTASHRVIADHLRSTSFLLADGVLPSNEGRGYVMRRIMRRAMRHAHLLGASEPLMHRLVPALVTEMGAAYPELVRGQPLIQEVLEREETQFRRTLDKGLKLLDEATGDMGKGGTLDGATAFKLYDTYGFPYDLTEDALRNRGIAVDKPGFDAAMAEQKAAARAAWKGSGEAASEEVWFDIAEREGSTEFTGYSSDTGEAAVVALVKDGKEVDSAGEGDDVIVLTNQTPFYGESGGQTGDAGRIWTPEGLEIAVLTTNKPLGRLHTHIAKIAKGSVKVGDAVHLEIDAERRDRIRANHSATHLVHAALRNRLGGHVTQKGSLVADDRFRFDFSHPKPLSDEDIAAIEAEVNEEIRANETVGTRLMTPDDAVAAGALALFGEKYGDEVRVLSMGRKGGEGKNYSVELCGGTHVEATGDIGLFKIVSESAVSSGVRRIEALTGEAARLWLLARDETVRAIASALKTSPDEAAARVSALVDERKRLEKELAEAKRALALGGGGSGDAGPADEDIGGVKFSGQVIDGLNPKELRPLLDEAKTRIGSGVAAICAVNDGKGAFAVAVTDDLTERFSAVDFVRAGVEALGGKGGGGRPDMAQGGGPDGSKADEAIAAVREALAKENA from the coding sequence ATGACGTCGACCAATGAAATCCGCCGCTCCTTCCTCGATTACTTCGGCAGCAACGACCATGCCGAGGTTCCGAGCGCGCCGCTCGTGCCTTTCAGCGATCCCACGCTCATGTTCGTCAACGCGGGCATGGTGCCGTTCAAGAACGCCTTCACCGGCCTCGAAACCCCGCCCGCACCGCGCGCCACCAGCGCGCAGAAATGTGTGCGCGCCGGCGGCAAGCACAACGATCTCGACAATGTCGGCTACACCGCGCGGCATCACACCTTCTTCGAGATGCTCGGCAATTTCAGCTTCGGCGACTATTTCAAGGAACAGGCGATCGACCACGCCTGGACGCTGCTGACCAAGGAATGGGGGCTCGACAAGGACCGACTGCTGGTCACGGTCTACCACACTGACGACGAAGCCTTCGACCTGTGGAAGAAGCGCACCGGTTTCGCCGACGAGCGCATCATCCGCATCCCGACCAAGGACAATTTCTGGGCCATGGGCTCGGACGGTCCGTGCGGCCCGTGCTCGGAAATCTTCTACGACCACGGCGACCATATCTGGGGCGGCCCTCCGGGATCGCCCGAGGAAGACGGCGACCGCTTCGTGGAGATCTGGAACCTCGTCTTCATGCAGTTCACGCAGGAAAACGACGAGATCGTTGGCGACCTGCCCAAGCCCAGTATCGACACCGGTATGGGGATCGAGCGCGTCGCGGCGGTGATGCAGGGCGTCCACGACAATTACGACACCGATACTTTCAAGGCGCTGATCGGCGCGAGCGAGGCCCTGACCGGCGTCAACGCCGAGGGCGACCAGACCGCCAGCCACCGCGTTATCGCCGACCATCTGCGATCCACCAGCTTCCTGCTCGCCGACGGCGTGCTGCCCAGCAATGAAGGCCGCGGCTATGTCATGCGCCGGATCATGCGCCGCGCCATGCGCCATGCGCACCTCTTGGGCGCGAGCGAGCCGCTGATGCACCGCCTGGTGCCTGCGCTCGTCACCGAGATGGGCGCGGCTTACCCCGAACTCGTGCGCGGACAGCCGCTGATCCAGGAAGTGCTCGAACGCGAGGAAACGCAGTTCCGCCGCACGCTCGACAAGGGTCTCAAACTGCTCGACGAAGCCACCGGCGACATGGGCAAGGGCGGCACGCTCGATGGCGCGACCGCGTTCAAGCTCTACGACACCTACGGCTTCCCTTACGACCTTACCGAAGACGCTCTGCGCAATCGCGGGATCGCGGTCGACAAGCCCGGCTTCGATGCCGCCATGGCCGAACAGAAAGCCGCCGCGCGCGCCGCGTGGAAGGGCTCGGGCGAGGCGGCCAGTGAGGAAGTCTGGTTCGACATCGCCGAGCGCGAAGGTTCGACCGAATTCACCGGCTACAGCTCCGACACGGGCGAGGCCGCAGTGGTCGCACTGGTGAAGGACGGCAAGGAAGTCGACAGCGCGGGCGAGGGCGACGATGTAATCGTCCTCACCAACCAGACCCCCTTCTATGGCGAAAGCGGCGGCCAAACCGGCGACGCCGGACGCATCTGGACGCCCGAAGGGCTGGAAATCGCGGTATTGACCACGAACAAGCCGCTCGGCCGCCTGCACACGCATATTGCGAAGATCGCCAAGGGCAGCGTGAAGGTGGGCGATGCCGTCCATCTCGAGATCGATGCCGAGCGCCGCGATCGCATCCGTGCCAATCACTCGGCAACGCACCTTGTTCATGCCGCGCTGCGCAATCGCCTTGGCGGCCATGTGACGCAGAAGGGCTCGCTGGTTGCGGACGACCGTTTCCGCTTCGACTTCTCGCATCCCAAGCCGCTGAGCGACGAGGACATCGCCGCGATCGAGGCCGAAGTGAACGAGGAAATCCGCGCCAACGAAACCGTCGGCACGCGCCTGATGACGCCCGACGATGCTGTGGCCGCAGGTGCACTTGCCCTGTTCGGCGAGAAATATGGCGACGAGGTCCGCGTCCTGTCGATGGGCCGCAAGGGCGGCGAGGGCAAGAACTACTCGGTCGAACTGTGCGGCGGCACGCATGTCGAGGCGACGGGCGATATCGGCCTGTTCAAGATCGTCTCCGAAAGCGCCGTAAGCTCTGGCGTACGCCGGATCGAGGCGCTGACCGGCGAAGCCGCGCGCCTGTGGCTGCTCGCCCGCGACGAGACCGTGCGTGCCATCGCAAGCGCGCTCAAAACCTCGCCCGACGAGGCGGCTGCGCGCGTCTCCGCACTAGTCGACGAACGCAAGAGGCTTGAGAAGGAACTCGCCGAGGCCAAACGCGCACTGGCGCTGGGTGGCGGCGGCTCGGGTGATGCCGGACCCGCGGATGAAGATATCGGCGGTGTGAAATTCTCCGGGCAGGTCATCGATGGCCTCAACCCCAAAGAACTGCGCCCGCTGCTGGACGAGGCAAAAACCCGCATCGGTTCGGGCGTGGCCGCGATTTGTGCGGTCAACGATGGTAAGGGGGCCTTCGCCGTCGCCGTGACGGACGACCTCACCGAGCGGTTCAGCGCGGTCGACTTCGTGCGCGCCGGTGTCGAGGCATTAGGCGGAAAGGGTGGCGGTGGCCGTCCCGATATGGCGCAGGGCGGCGGTCCGGACGGATCGAAAGCCGACGAAGCCATCGCCGCCGTGCGTGAGGCGCTCGCAAAAGAAAACGCCTGA